One genomic window of Aegilops tauschii subsp. strangulata cultivar AL8/78 unplaced genomic scaffold, Aet v6.0 ptg000076l_subseq_5457420:6198992_obj, whole genome shotgun sequence includes the following:
- the LOC141028344 gene encoding uncharacterized protein: MATIICSAIVFMLLSMTMMAQADDSGGGKPKATDLMVRACKNASFNNPHVDPVTEEFCLTTLKSDNRSTKAMDLRELLLVADDILRGRVTATGSTVKKMLENTRKGTVPMRVLSLCEVDYDTVLSILKICDAMIRDYQGDEDKLQSSELVSCVDMAYDCINECGSELVDMPAVGALVNENNELAMLVKLNAALVAPHDISQ, translated from the coding sequence ATGGCCACCATCATCTGTTCCGCCATTGTCTTCATGCTCCTTTCTATGACCATGATGGCTCAAGCCGATGACTCTGGTGGTGGCAAGCCCAAGGCGACCGACCTCATGGTAAGAGCGTGCAAGAACGCCTCGTTCAACAACCCCCATGTGGATCCTGTCACAGAGGAATTCTGCTTAACAACCCTCAAGTCAGACAATCGAAGCACTAAGGCTATGGACCTCCGTGAACTGCTGCTAGTCGCTGATGACATCCTTAGGGGTCGAGTCACTGCTACCGGCAGCACGGTCAAGAAAATGTTGGAGAACACCAGGAAAGGCACGGTGCCAATGCGCGTCCTCAGCTTGTGTGAGGTGGATTATGACACTGTGTTGAGCATCCTGAAGATATGTGATGCCATGATCAGGGATTACCAAGGCGATGAGGACAAGCTACAGTCCAGTGAGCTTGTCAGTTGTGTGGATATGGCATATGATTGTATCAACGAGTGCGGCTCTGAGCTAGTTGATATGCCTGCCGTGGGGGCTTTGGTCAATGAAAACAATGAATTGGCCATGCTGGTTAAACTGAACGCTGCGTTGGTAGCACCACATGATATTTCTcagtaa